accattttgcaATATAACGATTATTCGGccccaattacctcgttttctaattatttacattgggATGATTTTAATcatacttgattgaaactaaaaacattttaaaatgaaaattgattataaaattttgatgctattggaagtgtccactataatggcggaaataaaattttaggGCTATAGACAAAAAAACTGGGGTTATAGACAAAAATTGGGGTGAGGCTATTGGGGTGTCCGCTTTACAGTGGACACCctaagggtatccactatggggagcccgcggctatagccgcgggttggggcggaggGCGGGCGGGCTATAGTGGAGAAGTTGTCCGCCCGCGGGGCGGACACCGAAATGGGGGCGGTAGGGGGCAGACGAGCTTCAGccgactccggggcgaggacgcggtgaaatgggggcggacgcggctataggcgcgacgcctatagtggcggcaccgaccgccgcggctatagccgatttaaattttttttttaacatttcaattcacctataaatacaccccactccattcattattttcataccattccaactctacatctataaaaatttctctcactacaccCCATCTATGAAGGCtttgcggcagagcgatgggcgcaggaagagggcgcaagtacaagtcacggtgttgcctccgcgccgatccagatgggcgtaccacggagcaatgaatatttgatccaacgcttcgctgatatgcgcaggaccacatcacataacacactgcaggccgatttgattgaagaagtgtgggcacgtaggggaggtggtggcGCAGTGTAAACATgttagtgatttgtactagattaaatgtagtgtttaattttaattttaattttaattttaatttagtgtgtaattttaattttaattttaattgtaactttaattgtaattgtaattttaattttaattttaattttaattttaattttaattttaattttaattttaattttaattttaattttaattttaattttaattttaattttaattttaattttaattttaattttaattttaattttaattttaattttaattttagttttaattttaattttaattttaattttagttttaattttaattctacttCGTATTGTCgtgttcttctaattacgtatagtccaataaatttgttcataattacttgaaacattataaaatgaaagttgattataaaatttggggacttgatataaaattttggggctataaACAACAAAAGTGGGGCCATGAATAAAAATTGGGACGGGGCTATTGGCACGTCCGTTTTACGGTGGAATTAGATGATACATGCTTTTAAATAATTAAGGACATGGAGAAAAACCTGTATGTAGGGTAGGTATAGAGGATAGGACAGCTTTGTTTAGACTATGACGGctcgtttctctctctcttcaatatttcaattttttcctatAATATACTGCCTTGTCTCACGCATATTCACAGAGGGTGAGGTGAAGAGAAGAACCTGATTCCCCTTTTGATGTGTGAGTGGGTGGAGCTGCTCCCACTTTTCTCCCCTCCTCTCTTCTCTTCACAATTAAACActcatctctctctttctctctcatctcttcTATTAGCATCTCTTTCAGTGTTTTCTGTATAATTAACCCCTCTATAATGCATCCGATTACCTCATTTCCACATCCATTTTTCCTGCCCTCTCAAACACTTACAAACCTAATAAAGGTGTGTACCTAATTTCCTgctcaattttcttttcttgctCAGGGTTTCCTGATTTTCTTTCTCCGCCTTCACCTTAGGCCCATCTTTTTTCACTATTTCTGTGATTTTATGATCTATAGTTCAAGTTGATTTTGGGTGTTTTTGTTTAGAAATATTGTCTTTCCCTTTTGTGGAAGCAATCTAGTCCATCTTCTTCTGTCAATGCCGGATTTGTTTTGCTACTGCTTTTCTCTACCAAATTAATTTCATCCGCCATAGAAAATCTTTGAACTTGTCTTCCATCGACAAAAGCTTGACCAAATTCGTCTACTTTGTCTCGGTTTACCCACATAAAATGACGATTGATTAGGGTCTCATCTTTACTTAATCCCCCAAAACTTGGCATTTTTCTTGCTCAATCAAGCTTCCAACTTCAACTGAGCCATATATCACTCTCCAATTACTCTTCTCCACCACATAAAATGACATCGCAAGAGAGAGTCTAGAATCTACTGTTCCCATCTGAAAATATTTCTTCAAACTTTTGTGTATGTTTTCCTTGCAGGGCTGATGGATTAAGTGGAAAAAGGTGAGATCTTTACACCTTTGGTGAAGTGGGGTTTGTTTAATTCTGCGGTGGTGGGGTACCGGAGGCGCGGCCTACTGTTGTTAGAGAGAGGGAAGAAGAAGTTCTTGCGAGAGTACAAGAAGGATAGGATTAGCAGCAGATGTTATCCACTGAAATCCCTCCTTCAGATCTCTGTGGCAGTGATGAGAGGGCATCTGATAATAATCAGCACCAGCTAGGGGTAGATCTGTTCAAGCCAGGCCTTGATTACAACAACCCACCTCCCAACTTCTCCATAAGGTAAAAACTTGCTTAATCTCTGTTTTAAAACTTCTCCTCTCTCATGGTCATGCTATTTCTTGGGGGGTTTTTAGATCCGACCAGCATCAAATGATCTGGTTGTGATTGATCCATTTGTGGGCTTCTTCATAGAGACATGTAGATTGTCTTTCTAATTTTGTGTTGATTATGTTGTTATGTTGGCAGGTTTTGGCTTTGAGGGCCTTCTCTGTCTATGTAAAGCCTTTTGTTCTCTTGTTGTTAGTCAATTTTGAACACCTCTATTCGGGCAAAACTATATTTTTGGTCATTTTATGCTGTGGTAATTTGGGATAAAAACCTGCTTGGGATATTCACATTTCCTTGGCCAGCAATTTGATAAGATGAACTATTttgtgttcatattttttttctagtgGTGTTTCTGTTTGCTAAGTTTAGGCCTTTGTATTTATGTTAGGGGTTTTTGACAATCTCTTCTCTGATGGAAATTGCTGCTAAATTATGGTTTAAGCGTTGACGACTTGCATTATTTGCTGCAGGGATTATGTGTTCAATACAAGGGACAAAGATATCAAGAATAACTGGCCATTCTCTCAGAAGAATTTGCAGCTTTGTTTGAAGCATGGAGTGAAGGATGTATTGCCTCCTTTCCATTCTCTGGGTTCTGTGACAAACCCAACTATAGACCAACAACGTGTAGTTGATAGTTTAAGGTATTCTGATGTGAAATATCCTCGGTCGTGTGACCATGGTTTTCGCAAAAGGCCAGCTCTGAACATTGAGAACATCAACTCAAGTGAATGTGAAGAGGATAAAGAATTCCCATCAACCACAACGAGCCAATCATGCTCTGATGTAAATTATGTTCCCCCAATTAGAAATAATTGCTCGGGACCAGAAGCTCGATATCTGTTGAGTGAGAAGCCCGGGTGTGCAGTTCGAGAGTCCAAGAAGGCTGAAAGTTCCATTCAAAGCCCAGTTAAAAAGTGCAGATTGGTTGTCAAGTTAAAAAATATTTCTGAACCAAGGTCAATCGAAGATTCTGCTGTGGTTACAGAAACAATGGCTTCAAAAGTGTGCCCCGTGTGCAAGACATTTTCGTCATCTTCTAACACCACTTTGAATGCCCACATAGATCAATGCCTTTCTGGTGAGTCCATGATCAAATGGACGACAAATTCTAAAGTGATCAAGCATAGAATAAAACCAAGGAAAACAAGAATGATGGCAGACATATATGAAACAGCGCTATGCTGTACACTGGAGGATCTTGATAAAAGAAATGGAACAAACTGGGCTTCAAATAAGGGCCTTCTTCAACCTCAGGATCTGGAGGTGCCCGGTGAGGAGGAGgagaataagaaaacaaatttGCCACTTGAAGTTGATAACCTCAACCAGGAAGGTGCTGTGTATATTGACTCAAGTGGTACTAAACTTCGAATTCTATCCAAGCTCAACAACCCTCCTTCAAGGACAAATGTTAATGATTCTGGAGGATGCAAGTTGGTCAAAAGAGATAAAGGAAACCAATTGCTTTTGagtaagaagaagaaaaggaagaagagaaagaagcaTACTGTCCAGAGACTTGATCTTCAGAAGAATTCTGTTGATGGCCAAGGAAGCTGCTCTCCCATTCCTGATCAGCTTTCCGACTGCCCTCCACATGGTCCGAAAAATTGCTATCCCAAGACTGAGGTattatatcatgtcttcattCGATTCTGCCATATATATTCCATCTATATTAATTGTAACTAGATCATAGTTTAGTGGAGTCAAAGTACTTAAGACTTTCATACTGTATGTATCAAAtgtttgatatttttgttatCTCTCGCTTCAAATTTGCCACATTTTGTTCATAGGTTAGTGATGATCATCCGAAGGTATATTCCTCTGAAGGTCAGAAGGAGGATGATCCTACAAAGTCCCGCACAGCATCTGAGCATATGAAGTCCGACGATTTTGGAATGATTAAACAGTGGGTAGGCTCCAAGCGTACTGGTCTAAAAAAGAAGATCAATCTTGAGCTTGAAAATCAGTGTCCAGATAAAAAAAGTGTTTCGTCACTTGGTGATAGAGGAAATAGTGCCCCTATATCCTCAATTTCATCCGATGAAAATCATGTGTTACCTCCTCAAGTCctcaaaagaaaggaaaacttTTGCAGATCTGTTGAAGGATGGACAGAACTACTTTGTTTAAGAAAGGGACCTGGAATTCCCTCGGCCAGATCTGAACAAATGACTGAAAAGAAAAATCATTTGATGTCCTCCAAATTCAATGTTAAGCAGTCGAGAAAAGTCAGCACATCAGTTCATGATCACCTTGTGGATCCTCCAAATCGTGCAGAAAGTCACACCCCTTCTCACAGTACTAAGAGAACTGGGATACGCAGCAGTCCAACTGTGAAAAAGGATAGCTCTTTTGTTGGCCCAAGCATCTCCAAGTATCGTACTCTTTCTTCTGAAAGCAAGACAGCTACACATCCAAGAAAAATGTCGTCGGGGCGTGCAATGTCATCAGGAGGTAAGAAATTTTCTTCCTTGAAGACAAAGCTGTTGCCTGGGCGGCATGCATTTGGTGCAGAACTGAAGAAGAATTTGGGGGGAGATCTTTCATTTTTCAAGAACCCTAGGCTGCATTGCACTTCTCGATCAGATGACGAGGCAGTAGTCTCACAGCCTATATTTCATGCAGAAAATAATCTGGTGGGTGAGACTGCAACTCTAATGGAAAAGAACTGTGACGATCCATCAATCAATAGAACTAGGATTTTAAAACATCGTAGGAGAATAGGGAGATTTTTTAACACAGGTGAAAGAGAGATGACGTCTAACGGCTCTAAGACATCACATGAGTTTGATAGTCATGATGTTGGGAAAAAAATTGATTCTTGTATCGGTGTCAGTGTTCCAATTGATACATCCAGTGTCTTAGAAGAAGAAGAGGCTGAAATGATAGATGATATTGTTTGTGAGCCGGCTGAAACTGAAAGAGAAGCTTTCGTTTCCTTTAGCAAATCTTTGGATTCGGCTTTCCCTGGACTATCTGGTTCAAATGTTGAATCCGTTTCACAATATTATAGGAAAGCATATGATGGTCATTGCCCAAGTGAGCTAGTATTCCATGCAGACCAAGAGATGTTTTGTGCAGACAATGTTGGCAATAACTTGGTTACTCATGATTGTCGCGAGCTAACGGAAATGGATGGTGATGAAGCACAAGGAAACTACTTTGTTGATGTAGATCCAATTCCCATACCGGGACCACTGGGCTCCTTTTTGCCAAGTCCTGGGCGTATGGGCTCAGAAGAACTATTGGGACATTCGGCGCTGACCACTTGCAGGATACAATCTTCTGATGATGGGCCCAAAGTTGTTGATATGGATTCATCGGATTCTCCCGTTTCTGCAATGTCAACAGTGTCAAATTCCATTGCTGGAAGATCTAGTTCGTTATCCACCCCTAACGTCACAGAAGACAGGAACAATCCTGTAGTTGAAGGTTCTTCATTCGGGCAGATTGCTAATGGAGAAAAAGAGCTTAACTCTGTCAAGACGAAGGCCAACTTGATGTTACCTGAAGTGAATATTGTAGTCCAGAATATCCAGCCATGCTGTTGCTCTAGGAAGGATATTGCCTCGCTGCACGGTGGTTCTATGGATCATCACGAGTCGCAAATTGTAAGGCGGCGGACTATGACTCCTCTCTCAGTTCTTGCCCAGGAAAAGGAGATTAATTATGATGCCAAGAATGAAATCCACTGCATCGATGTAAGAGCTGAAGCACTCTCTGAGAAGGAGCCGCCTCTACCTGTAATGGGGAAAGATGTGGCAAATTCACCCGTAGGTTACACTCATCATCCCGAGACAATGTTCCGAGATTGTGAGTTTCCGAGTCCCTCTACATCAAATCCTGTCCTGAGACTAATGGGGAAAAACTTAATGGTGGTAAGTAAAGATGATAATCTGCCTAGCCAGTCGAGTATGACGATAGAGCATCCCAGTGTGAGGTTATGCGTTGAAAATGCCAGAATTAGACATAATCAGCCCAACTCCTTTCACCACATGTTATCTCCAGTCCCTTCTCCCATGTTTGACAACATGCAAGGCCACGCGCCTGCAAACTATAGGTCGTCTTGTCATCAGTCAACAGCCATGTATCCGACCATGAACACCCATGAATACGGCCGTGGGTTCGGTTTGGTCAGACCAGAAACGTGTGATATTGAGAAAGTCAGTACGCAAAAGGCAGATTCTTGTGGTGGCAGATTCTTGTGGTGGCAGACGCAAGGAAATAATCGTCATAGATGACTCACCTGAAGGCGAAGGGGTCGAAGCAGCACATTGCTCATTAAACATGGAGCCAACGCTGTTTCCTGCTGAGCCGAGGCATGTGAACCCTTTCCCCAGCCAGATGAGGGTGAATCATCAGTCCTTCAATGGATCTCCAATGGTTGCCGCAATGGTTCCACCTTCCAAGGGAATCAGTGGAGATTTAGGTAAATGGAATTGCACGACGGAAGGCTCAAGCGTGCGGCATTCAAACTCTTCAGCTGCTCCGTTGCCCTCGTTGGCGCACTCTAGGTCCTTGTATTACTCCCATGGATTCTTGTGACAGCGTTTTGCATCGTATCACGCGTGCAGCTTGAGTCTTTCATATTTAAAAGTGACAAAAATATAGTCTTGATGAAGAGAGATGAGTTTTGATCTGGAAAATCACTCCTTGTAATGTTTGTATACTGTATACTAGCACAGGAAAAGTGTTGCTTGGTTGAAAGTACTTTTCTGGGGCTGACTGAAAGCTCCTGGAGAATCATATTGTATGTAAAAGGAATGGATTTGTCTTTGAATAATAAGTTGTTACATTAAGATAACTCCTTTTTTTGGCATGAAATAGAATTTCACTGtccaatactccctccgtgctccatcccataaaaatagagactttgggcatgacacggattttaatgcaaaattggtaaagtaagagagatgtagaaatACTGAGACCCAccacataagaaaaaaaaagttataaaaGTAGAAGATGACTAATTTTGTTTGACagctaaaaaattaaaagaagactatttttatgggacgggggaTAACTTGTTCGCTTGTAGAATGTAGGGTTGAGTGGTGAAAATGTAAATTAAACCAATAGATGCATGCAAATATGTGGATATGCCAGGAAAATTTACATGCATCCATTATTTCATGTAACAAAAAGCAGTGAGAGAATGTATGGTGTTTTGCTTTGCACAGAAAGAGACTGATAGTAGTAACAAATTAAGTAGAAAACCCCATAATGAATCTGATTCTTTACTAAAGTAGTGATGTTtagttaataaatttattaataataaagtaagaccAAGAGGAAAAGAATAAAGTGAGAAtcggaataaagtaagaaaaagaaatagagaataaagtaaaaaaaggaaagagagaataatatagaaaagaagataaagtaagagatataagATAATAAGTTGGgatgtactaaaaaagaaatacgTCTCACTTATACAAAGAGTATATAGATTGTAGAGAGTGTGTGCGCGCGCGCACGCATGTTTTTCCGTGTGTGTGAGAGATACTATCTTTATTTATGTAAAGTTTGGCTCTTTATGTTACAAATTTAAAGTAAATCAATTAAGGTAATTAATTAGTTGTTAGTCTAATTAAGACGACTCgtaaactaatactccctccgtcccatgttactcgcaattttcattttaggccgtaaatttgggattgattttttagtgtaattaaattaaaattttaagtgtGATGAAACATTACTTAATaaaggagctcttaacttaatctaacatattccttaaatacattaattctaacttaaactatgtAAGTAGTTTGTGATGAGCCGAAAAGTAATaatgcaagtaacatgggacagagggagtagtgcAGTTTACTAACCATGGCCTCTAACTGATAACTAGTTTACTAACCATGGCCTCTAACTGATAACTACTTTATTAGTTTTGAATGGTTACAGTGAAATTACTTTCAAATTAAACCCCTCAAAGATTGAACATgggatgaaatttttttgaataatactccctccgtccaccatttaaagagtcattttgactcggtacaggttttaagaaattgtttgactttgtgaagaaaagtaaatggagaaagtgagtggaatgtggactcatttaaagtattagttttatattggattgtgagtgtaaaaaatTAGTAGGATGTGGAGTCCTCATGttaaaagtggaataaagtaaatggttctataatcgtggacaaaccaaaatgacaaaatggttctttaaatggtggacgaaGAGAGGAAACAATAAATTTGCACCACTTTGTTTCTTTCCAAGTACAAGATTCATTGAAACAATTTTATCATAAGATTAGAAAAAGACCATTCATCTCGTGAGTAATAACTGTAGGATGTTTGACCACATAGATATTTTTGTTATGACGAATCAATAAAGAAAACAAGAGATggttcaaaatttcaaaaagtcgAGCATAGTAATAAGATGATATTTTGGCCTTTTGGTTTTGGTGATGGAATTTCTATGGCTGAATGTGCACAGTAAAAGGTTGACAGCTACTTCATTGTCATAAAAGAATAATGGTactatattataataatttataaaaaaaatgggacCGAATCATGTCCCACATTTCATCACCGTATTTTTGTTATATTCATTATCTATAAATGACATTTCAATGGATAATACTTTTATTAGgccattaaaatatttttttcttatttatcttagtttatttttatttttgacaagATTTTTTCTCTCAATCACTTTTTGATTTCTAATTTTCTACTactttaccaaaaataaaatctcATTTAATGTTAAAATGTTTTGACCACATTATCATTTCTTAGTTTGATTATCTCATGTAATAGGATAGGAATAGTTAAATTACAATTGATGGCAGTGttgtaaaatattattttatgtcttttttatattttattatgatttcactCTCCAATGTCcgtacattattctctcttttatttccctttttctccattttaactattttaaatatcattttctaaaacttTATATCTCACATATTTTAGGAAAGAGGGAGTAATACATTTCTCTCACTTACTCACATTTAACTTTATATCTCAcatattttactttctctccatttaacacTTTAAATGTCAATTTGTTAAATCCCGTGTACATATAAAGTGCATCGTTTATGGCGGGATGGAGAGGGTATATTTGTGACTGTAAAATTCATGATTAAGGATACAATTTCCCATTTGCGATTAAGTGTGTTCATATGTGAGTTAAAGCACGAACTAATTAATctataatcacctaaatagatTCAATTATGGAAATTTACTGTTTTTGCAAATCTGTTGGGTAGCAATTGCATTTCAGCTTCGCTTCTGTATGCACATATATTGGATAGAAGGGCATGATCTTTGGATTTGGCGTGGCATTCTTTATTGTGAAATGATGATAATAATGTCATTGTCAATTGCCTTGACTCTTTGATATGGGCAGGGCTACTACTTGTCTATCCAAAGTGACTTATGTTAGCCAGATTTATCTTGTGCTCGACTGACTTAAAGAAAGCGTCGATCGGTTGTACATATTGGTCGTTTGTGAAAGATCGGTTGCATGTGCAGTGCGAATGAATTGGAAGAATTTCAGACGCTAATGTTGAACATGGGATTTGAAGTACTCATACATGAAAAAGTTGCACATATATCTGCATAAAACTAGAGTTTTATATAGTAGAATGAAATGTGCACAATGAACTCATAAAACAGTACTCCTTCTatcccactcaagatggccatatttttttattggcaTGGAGTTTTAGTTGTGATAAAGTAGCGtggaaaaagtaattgaatattttaatg
This portion of the Salvia splendens isolate huo1 chromosome 10, SspV2, whole genome shotgun sequence genome encodes:
- the LOC121751418 gene encoding uncharacterized protein LOC121751418; its protein translation is MLSTEIPPSDLCGSDERASDNNQHQLGVDLFKPGLDYNNPPPNFSIRDYVFNTRDKDIKNNWPFSQKNLQLCLKHGVKDVLPPFHSLGSVTNPTIDQQRVVDSLRYSDVKYPRSCDHGFRKRPALNIENINSSECEEDKEFPSTTTSQSCSDVNYVPPIRNNCSGPEARYLLSEKPGCAVRESKKAESSIQSPVKKCRLVVKLKNISEPRSIEDSAVVTETMASKVCPVCKTFSSSSNTTLNAHIDQCLSGESMIKWTTNSKVIKHRIKPRKTRMMADIYETALCCTLEDLDKRNGTNWASNKGLLQPQDLEVPGEEEENKKTNLPLEVDNLNQEGAVYIDSSGTKLRILSKLNNPPSRTNVNDSGGCKLVKRDKGNQLLLSKKKKRKKRKKHTVQRLDLQKNSVDGQGSCSPIPDQLSDCPPHGPKNCYPKTEVSDDHPKVYSSEGQKEDDPTKSRTASEHMKSDDFGMIKQWVGSKRTGLKKKINLELENQCPDKKSVSSLGDRGNSAPISSISSDENHVLPPQVLKRKENFCRSVEGWTELLCLRKGPGIPSARSEQMTEKKNHLMSSKFNVKQSRKVSTSVHDHLVDPPNRAESHTPSHSTKRTGIRSSPTVKKDSSFVGPSISKYRTLSSESKTATHPRKMSSGRAMSSGGKKFSSLKTKLLPGRHAFGAELKKNLGGDLSFFKNPRLHCTSRSDDEAVVSQPIFHAENNLVGETATLMEKNCDDPSINRTRILKHRRRIGRFFNTGEREMTSNGSKTSHEFDSHDVGKKIDSCIGVSVPIDTSSVLEEEEAEMIDDIVCEPAETEREAFVSFSKSLDSAFPGLSGSNVESVSQYYRKAYDGHCPSELVFHADQEMFCADNVGNNLVTHDCRELTEMDGDEAQGNYFVDVDPIPIPGPLGSFLPSPGRMGSEELLGHSALTTCRIQSSDDGPKVVDMDSSDSPVSAMSTVSNSIAGRSSSLSTPNVTEDRNNPVVEGSSFGQIANGEKELNSVKTKANLMLPEVNIVVQNIQPCCCSRKDIASLHGGSMDHHESQIVRRRTMTPLSVLAQEKEINYDAKNEIHCIDVRAEALSEKEPPLPVMGKDVANSPVGYTHHPETMFRDCEFPSPSTSNPVLRLMGKNLMVVSKDDNLPSQSSMTIEHPSVRLCVENARIRHNQPNSFHHMLSPVPSPMFDNMQGHAPANYRSSCHQSTAMYPTMNTHEYGRGFGLVRPETCDIEKVSTQKADSCGGRFLWWQTQGNNRHR